In one window of Protaetiibacter larvae DNA:
- a CDS encoding polysaccharide biosynthesis tyrosine autokinase, translated as MELRDYLRILRRNWILIIVITLAGVAGGAAFSLLQTPSYEATTKVFVSATGASSVSELNAGNSFTQQIVRSYAEVVTTGLVLDPVISELGLDDSVKDLAARVTATATLNTVIVDITVADPDPVQAANIANTIAENLIEAVPDLTPPNADGVAPVKITVAQSALVPADPVSPRVSLNVALGALVGLALAIGIAVLRSVLDQRIRGQRDVELITDRPILGAIAYDPKAKDRPLIVHADPLSPRAESFRSLRTNLQFVDMGTERRSFVVTSSIESEGKSTTTANLAIALRDSGMNVCVIEGDLRRPKLVDYLGLEGAVGLTDVLIGRAELSDALQRWGRNNLFVLPAGQIPPNPSELLGSAAMAKLLRELESQFHLVLVDAPPLLPVTDGAILSRQTSGAIVITAAGRTQRNQLEAALKSLASVDAKVHGIVLTMMPTKGPDAYGYGAYGYGYGYTQETSAKKR; from the coding sequence GTGGAGTTGCGCGATTACCTGCGTATCCTGCGCCGCAACTGGATCCTCATCATCGTCATCACGCTCGCGGGCGTGGCGGGCGGTGCCGCGTTCTCGCTGCTGCAGACCCCCAGCTACGAGGCCACGACGAAGGTGTTCGTCTCGGCCACCGGGGCGAGCTCGGTCTCGGAGCTCAACGCGGGCAACAGCTTCACCCAGCAGATCGTGCGCAGCTACGCCGAGGTGGTCACCACCGGGCTCGTGCTCGACCCGGTGATCTCCGAGCTGGGCCTCGACGACAGCGTGAAGGATCTGGCCGCCCGCGTCACCGCGACCGCCACCCTCAACACGGTGATCGTCGACATCACGGTCGCCGACCCCGACCCGGTGCAGGCGGCCAACATCGCCAACACGATCGCCGAGAACCTCATCGAGGCGGTGCCGGATCTCACCCCGCCGAACGCCGACGGCGTGGCCCCCGTGAAGATCACCGTCGCCCAGTCCGCCCTCGTGCCTGCCGACCCGGTGTCGCCGCGGGTGAGCCTCAACGTGGCGCTGGGGGCGCTCGTGGGTCTCGCGCTCGCGATCGGCATCGCCGTGCTGCGCAGCGTGCTCGACCAGCGCATCCGCGGTCAGCGCGACGTGGAGCTCATCACCGACCGGCCCATCCTGGGTGCGATCGCCTACGACCCGAAGGCGAAGGATCGCCCGCTCATCGTGCACGCCGACCCGCTCAGCCCGCGGGCCGAGTCGTTCCGGTCGTTGCGCACCAACCTGCAGTTCGTCGACATGGGCACCGAGCGCCGCAGCTTCGTGGTGACCTCGTCGATCGAGTCGGAGGGCAAGAGCACCACGACCGCGAACCTGGCGATCGCGTTGCGCGACTCGGGCATGAACGTGTGCGTGATCGAGGGCGACCTGCGGCGTCCGAAGCTCGTCGACTACCTGGGCCTCGAGGGCGCCGTCGGTCTCACCGATGTGCTCATCGGCCGCGCCGAGCTGTCGGACGCCCTGCAGCGCTGGGGTCGCAACAACCTGTTCGTACTGCCGGCCGGGCAGATCCCCCCGAACCCGAGCGAGCTGCTCGGCTCCGCCGCGATGGCGAAGCTGCTGCGCGAGCTCGAATCCCAGTTCCACCTCGTGCTGGTCGACGCGCCGCCGCTGCTGCCGGTGACCGACGGCGCGATCCTCTCCAGGCAGACCTCCGGCGCCATCGTCATCACGGCGGCCGGGCGCACCCAGCGCAACCAGCTCGAGGCGGCCCTCAAGTCGCTGGCGAGCGTCGATGCGAAGGTGCACGGCATCGTGCTGACCATGATGCCCACGAAGGGCCCGGACGCGTACGGCTACGGTGCGTACGGATACGGTTACGGCTACACCCAGGAAACGTCGGCTAAGAAGCGCTGA
- a CDS encoding class I adenylate-forming enzyme family protein, translating to MTDLVEAVLASADRTPDAPALTARGRSWSYRELARRIRAVSAGLRAEGLELGDPVLFSVRPGPDAVVLALGIVDAGGVVVFADPGAGEALFRARAGLADPRWVAAESLLYLASSGPLRPLARRRGLELAPYATLVADARYLRAGPWLPGVPRRALSLGRLMRGGRRRAGQRGGDQRGGPTAGTAVGAGVAAEARNGLRSELHRALELHRALVVFTSGTTGAPKAVVHTRGSLGAGLADFADGVGIRPGLRVLSDQLMVGIPALIGGAHWTMPDQGLDPGARPEAYLEHLADAELLFAAPAALDTILRALDARPELTPALETIVLGGAPVLPPLLRRAFARFPGVRIRAVYGMTEILPVAIADGARKLAAAGKEGDRVGRLVPSVTARIVDDELLLAGPGLALGYLAELPEHPLAELRTGDRATIDGDELVLRGRAKDMFIRGTQNVYPGLYEPIIAGLPGVLDAAMAGVPDAIGDDRIVVAVVPAADPPTSATSAHPLVAEVARRLPGLIDAGVLPDAVVALPALPRSGRARKLDRAALAGIVAPFVAGGGARGG from the coding sequence GTGACCGATCTCGTGGAGGCGGTGCTCGCCTCCGCCGACCGCACCCCGGACGCCCCCGCGCTGACGGCGCGCGGGCGCAGCTGGAGCTATCGCGAGCTGGCCCGCCGCATCCGTGCGGTGTCGGCAGGGTTGCGGGCGGAGGGCCTCGAACTCGGCGACCCCGTGCTGTTCTCGGTGCGGCCGGGCCCGGACGCCGTGGTGCTGGCGCTCGGCATCGTCGACGCGGGAGGGGTGGTGGTCTTCGCGGACCCGGGTGCCGGCGAGGCGCTGTTCCGCGCTCGCGCGGGGCTCGCCGACCCGCGCTGGGTGGCCGCCGAGTCGCTGCTGTATCTGGCCTCCTCGGGGCCGTTGCGCCCGCTCGCTCGGCGGCGTGGACTCGAACTGGCGCCCTACGCGACGCTCGTGGCGGATGCGCGGTACCTCCGGGCGGGGCCGTGGCTGCCGGGGGTGCCGCGCCGGGCGCTGTCGTTGGGGCGGCTCATGCGCGGGGGGCGGCGGAGAGCGGGGCAGCGGGGTGGGGACCAGCGGGGCGGCCCGACGGCCGGGACGGCCGTCGGCGCTGGGGTCGCGGCGGAGGCCAGAAATGGCCTCCGCTCTGAGCTCCACCGCGCACTCGAGCTCCACCGCGCACTCGTCGTGTTCACGAGCGGCACCACGGGCGCCCCCAAGGCCGTCGTGCACACGCGAGGCTCGCTCGGTGCGGGCCTCGCCGACTTCGCCGACGGCGTCGGCATCCGTCCCGGTCTGCGGGTGCTGAGCGACCAGCTCATGGTGGGCATCCCTGCGCTCATCGGCGGCGCCCACTGGACGATGCCCGACCAGGGCCTCGACCCCGGCGCCCGCCCCGAGGCGTACCTCGAGCACCTGGCCGACGCCGAGCTGCTGTTCGCCGCCCCGGCGGCCCTCGACACGATCCTCCGAGCCCTCGACGCACGCCCCGAGCTGACCCCCGCGCTCGAGACGATCGTGCTCGGCGGCGCCCCCGTGCTGCCGCCGCTGCTGCGCCGAGCCTTCGCGCGCTTCCCCGGGGTGCGCATCCGCGCGGTGTACGGGATGACCGAGATCCTGCCCGTGGCGATCGCCGACGGCGCGCGGAAGCTCGCCGCCGCGGGGAAGGAGGGCGACCGCGTGGGGCGGCTCGTGCCGAGCGTGACCGCCCGCATCGTCGACGACGAGCTGCTGCTCGCCGGGCCCGGCCTCGCGCTCGGCTACCTCGCCGAACTGCCCGAGCATCCGCTCGCCGAACTGCGCACCGGCGACCGGGCGACGATCGACGGCGACGAGCTCGTGTTGCGCGGCCGCGCGAAAGACATGTTCATCCGCGGCACCCAGAACGTCTACCCGGGCCTCTACGAGCCGATCATCGCGGGCCTGCCGGGGGTGCTCGACGCGGCGATGGCGGGCGTGCCGGATGCCATCGGCGACGACCGCATCGTGGTCGCCGTCGTGCCCGCCGCCGACCCGCCGACGAGCGCGACGAGCGCGCATCCGCTCGTCGCCGAGGTGGCGCGCCGGTTGCCCGGGCTCATCGACGCGGGCGTGCTGCCGGACGCCGTGGTCGCCCTCCCGGCGCTGCCGCGCTCCGGGCGCGCCCGCAAGCTCGACCGGGCCGCGCTCGCGGGGATCGTGGCGCCGTTCGTGGCCGGCGGGGGAGCGCGGGGCGGATGA
- a CDS encoding sugar transferase, with translation MGESSGPRRTTPLAVGRENGTWPRRAVTWGQRYARVLATTDFLVIVWAVLGAQILRFGLSTDEQATISRDLDLGLSYTLVSLVLILGWMAVLSAFGTRDARVAGIGFAEYRLIVDATIRLFGVGAIFVFLFKIDIARSYILIALPAGLTALLLTRWIWRQWLHSQRRRGGFSYRVLLVGSLASVVAIARDLARFPAAGYEVVSAVVPDAPKSARLPGTTVPVTHDLAEIPTLMDAKGAETLIITSSDQLPPGKIRELSWALEPGRQHLVVAPSLTDVGGPRIRMRPVVGLPLMHVETPRYEGLKRVTKRAFDLAVTTVLILLLSPLLLAIALVVRFSSHGPVLFRQPRVGRAGKLFPMLKFRSMVVDAEDRLSELQGNDRDAGNDVMFKLKDDPRVTPVGKWLRRYSLDELPQLFNVFVGQMSIVGPRPPLPREVELYESHVHRRFLVKPGITGLWQVSGRSSLSWEDTVRLDLYYVENWSVTGDLIILWRTAKAVVGRDGAY, from the coding sequence GTGGGCGAGTCATCCGGCCCGCGGCGCACCACACCCCTCGCCGTCGGACGGGAGAACGGCACGTGGCCTAGGCGCGCGGTCACCTGGGGGCAGCGCTACGCGCGAGTGCTGGCGACCACCGACTTCCTGGTGATCGTGTGGGCTGTGCTCGGTGCACAGATCTTGCGCTTCGGGCTCTCGACCGACGAACAGGCGACCATCTCGCGCGACTTGGACCTGGGGTTGAGCTACACGCTCGTCTCGCTCGTGCTCATCCTGGGGTGGATGGCGGTGCTGAGTGCATTCGGCACCCGCGACGCGCGTGTTGCCGGCATCGGTTTCGCCGAGTACCGCTTGATCGTCGATGCGACGATTCGCTTGTTCGGCGTCGGCGCGATCTTCGTGTTCCTCTTCAAGATCGACATCGCGCGCAGCTACATCCTCATCGCGCTCCCCGCGGGTCTCACAGCTTTGCTGCTCACTCGGTGGATCTGGCGACAGTGGCTGCACTCTCAGCGCAGGAGGGGCGGCTTCAGCTATCGGGTGCTGCTCGTCGGCTCTCTCGCCTCGGTGGTGGCGATTGCGCGGGATCTCGCACGTTTCCCCGCCGCGGGATACGAGGTGGTGTCGGCGGTAGTGCCCGATGCGCCGAAGAGTGCCCGGCTTCCGGGAACGACGGTGCCGGTGACACACGATCTGGCCGAAATCCCGACGCTCATGGATGCGAAGGGCGCCGAGACCCTCATCATCACAAGCAGTGATCAACTGCCCCCGGGCAAGATCCGCGAGCTGAGCTGGGCGCTCGAGCCGGGCAGGCAGCACCTGGTGGTTGCGCCGAGCCTGACGGACGTCGGTGGACCGCGTATTCGTATGAGACCCGTAGTGGGCTTGCCGCTCATGCACGTGGAGACGCCTCGGTACGAGGGTTTGAAGCGCGTCACCAAGCGCGCCTTCGACTTGGCCGTCACCACGGTGTTGATCCTGCTGCTGTCGCCTCTATTGCTCGCCATTGCGCTGGTGGTGCGCTTCTCGTCGCACGGGCCCGTGCTGTTCAGGCAGCCGCGCGTAGGCCGCGCGGGCAAGCTGTTCCCGATGCTCAAGTTCCGCTCGATGGTGGTCGACGCGGAGGACCGCCTCTCTGAGCTCCAGGGCAACGACCGCGATGCCGGCAACGACGTGATGTTCAAGCTGAAGGACGATCCGCGGGTGACCCCGGTCGGAAAGTGGCTGCGTCGCTATTCGCTCGACGAGCTGCCGCAGCTGTTCAACGTGTTCGTCGGCCAGATGTCGATCGTCGGCCCCCGCCCGCCGCTTCCCCGCGAGGTGGAACTCTACGAGAGCCATGTGCACCGACGGTTCCTGGTGAAGCCGGGCATTACGGGACTCTGGCAGGTGAGCGGTCGCTCGTCCCTGTCGTGGGAAGATACCGTGCGGCTGGACCTCTACTACGTCGAGAACTGGTCGGTGACCGGGGATCTGATCATCCTGTGGCGGACGGCGAAGGCGGTGGTCGGGCGCGACGGCGCGTATTGA
- a CDS encoding cytochrome P450: protein MSRRAADDTATRRDAAVVRAAHPVAFPLVSAIPGPVRRVPGLGVVVKDAALLRGVLMDGEHFSKTGKGASSELWTPVLGPRVLVNMHGPEHLALRRQLAPLFAPSFVDGFVAESLGALTASLASALAAGEEVDLVAHARRAASRVVSRLVGLDEGDFDDASFARISTIIGTVTLARPRLRPRPLAEARAVFAELSTHAARAYAGDESTVPGRMRALGLDEREAIGAVGAFVLAGTETIVSYLPRLAALLIDSGWLARVASDRALADAAIAEGLRVTTPTPVMLRSTLAPTTIGEVPVRAGDRVILGTYWADTALGAFDPDAHPAASLKQLWFGAGVHFCIGAPLAMAQIRQTFEALLAHPGLRIMRRRAARGVLIPAYAELVVRA from the coding sequence GTGAGCCGTCGGGCGGCGGACGACACCGCGACGCGGCGCGACGCGGCGGTGGTGCGCGCGGCGCATCCGGTGGCGTTCCCGCTCGTCTCCGCCATCCCCGGCCCGGTGCGCCGGGTGCCGGGGCTCGGAGTGGTCGTGAAGGATGCCGCGCTGCTGCGCGGGGTGCTCATGGACGGGGAGCACTTCTCGAAGACCGGCAAGGGCGCCTCGAGCGAGCTGTGGACGCCCGTGCTCGGCCCGCGCGTGCTCGTCAACATGCACGGCCCGGAGCATCTGGCGCTGCGCCGCCAGCTGGCGCCGCTATTCGCGCCGAGCTTCGTCGACGGCTTCGTCGCCGAGAGCCTGGGTGCTCTCACCGCCTCGCTCGCGTCGGCACTCGCGGCAGGGGAGGAGGTCGACCTCGTCGCTCACGCCCGCCGCGCGGCGAGCCGGGTGGTCTCGCGACTTGTTGGCCTCGACGAGGGCGACTTCGACGACGCGAGCTTCGCCCGGATCTCCACGATCATCGGCACCGTCACCCTCGCCCGCCCGCGGTTGCGCCCGCGCCCGCTCGCCGAGGCGCGCGCCGTCTTCGCCGAGCTCAGCACGCACGCGGCCCGCGCCTACGCGGGCGACGAGTCGACCGTGCCGGGGCGGATGCGCGCGCTGGGCCTCGACGAGCGCGAGGCGATCGGCGCGGTCGGGGCCTTCGTGCTCGCGGGCACCGAGACGATCGTGTCGTACCTGCCACGGCTCGCGGCGCTGCTGATCGACTCCGGCTGGCTCGCCCGGGTCGCATCCGACCGCGCCCTCGCGGATGCGGCGATCGCCGAAGGCCTGCGCGTCACGACCCCGACCCCCGTGATGCTGCGCTCGACGCTCGCACCGACCACGATCGGCGAGGTGCCGGTGCGCGCGGGGGACCGCGTGATCCTCGGCACCTACTGGGCCGACACGGCGCTCGGCGCCTTCGACCCGGACGCACACCCGGCGGCCTCCCTCAAGCAGCTGTGGTTCGGGGCGGGCGTGCACTTCTGCATCGGCGCACCTCTCGCGATGGCGCAGATCCGGCAGACCTTCGAGGCATTGCTGGCACACCCGGGGCTGCGGATCATGCGCCGCCGGGCCGCGCGCGGGGTGCTCATCCCCGCCTACGCCGAGCTGGTGGTGCGCGCGTGA
- a CDS encoding NAD-dependent epimerase/dehydratase family protein, which translates to MRIAVTGASGFIGGAVASALAREHHEVVGFGRTPHGWAHPHAGYRVWDIAAGPLRGDRDFEAVVHCAALADDAAPLTQAMRVNRTGTRHVVASFPGARIVHLSTASVYDAFTPTVLAREDAAPVNRFLSSYAESKTFAEFEVSGADAVILRPHAVYGPGDTTLLPRVLEAVRGGRLVLPEGARVLHSLTRIDHLVDAVRLALRAPAGVYNIADAEPVLLAELLKEFLRRRGVAARIRSLPYPVAFGLAGAAERLARIRGGRARLTRYAVSQLGLERTLELTAARERLGYRPGPTSLHGAERW; encoded by the coding sequence ATGAGGATCGCGGTCACGGGGGCGAGCGGCTTCATCGGTGGCGCGGTCGCCTCGGCGCTCGCCCGGGAGCACCACGAGGTCGTCGGCTTCGGTCGCACGCCGCACGGCTGGGCGCATCCGCACGCCGGATACCGCGTGTGGGACATCGCAGCGGGCCCGCTCCGCGGCGATCGCGACTTCGAGGCGGTCGTGCACTGCGCGGCACTCGCCGACGACGCGGCCCCGCTCACGCAGGCGATGCGGGTGAACCGCACCGGCACCCGCCACGTCGTCGCGAGCTTCCCGGGCGCCCGCATCGTGCACCTGTCGACCGCCTCCGTGTACGACGCCTTCACCCCGACGGTTCTCGCCCGCGAGGATGCGGCGCCCGTGAACCGATTCCTGTCGAGCTACGCCGAGTCGAAGACCTTCGCCGAGTTCGAGGTGAGCGGGGCGGATGCGGTGATCCTGCGCCCGCACGCCGTCTACGGCCCCGGCGACACGACGCTGCTGCCGCGTGTGCTCGAGGCGGTGCGGGGCGGGCGGCTCGTGCTGCCGGAGGGGGCGCGCGTGCTCCACTCGCTCACCCGGATCGACCACCTCGTCGACGCCGTGCGGCTCGCGCTCCGGGCGCCGGCGGGCGTCTACAACATCGCCGACGCGGAGCCCGTGCTGCTCGCCGAACTGCTCAAGGAGTTCCTGCGCCGCCGCGGGGTGGCGGCGCGCATCCGCTCGCTGCCGTACCCGGTGGCGTTCGGTCTGGCGGGCGCCGCCGAGCGTCTCGCCCGCATCCGGGGCGGGCGCGCGCGGCTCACCCGCTACGCGGTCAGCCAGCTGGGGCTCGAGCGCACCCTCGAGCTGACGGCGGCGCGCGAGCGGCTCGGCTACCGCCCGGGCCCCACCTCGCTCCACGGGGCGGAGCGCTGGTGA
- a CDS encoding NAD-dependent epimerase/dehydratase family protein: MKALVTGAAGFIGSALSERLLADGHDVVGVDNLTEYYAAALKRDNLARLRSERFELVEADLNDLDLPALLSDIEVVFHQAGQPGVRGSWGAGFAPYVARNIVATQALLEAARSAPRLTRLVAASSSSVYGDAESYPTHETDRPQPVSPYGVTKLAAENLTTLYGRNFGVPTTSLRYFTVYGPRQRPDMAFTRFSRAAARGDTIRVFGNGEQVRDFTFIDDIVEANMLAATVQHDAGSVFNIAGGSQVSVNEVLETLAEIAGREVRVERMGAAAGDVSRTSGSTARVEEALGWTAKTALESGLRAQYEWVAGALSSLDRAGIDWS; this comes from the coding sequence ATGAAGGCACTGGTCACCGGCGCTGCCGGGTTCATCGGAAGCGCCCTCTCGGAGCGGCTGCTCGCCGACGGGCACGACGTCGTGGGCGTCGACAACCTCACCGAGTACTACGCGGCCGCGCTCAAGCGCGACAACCTGGCGCGGCTTCGATCCGAACGCTTCGAGCTCGTGGAGGCCGATCTGAACGATCTCGACCTGCCCGCGCTGCTCAGCGACATCGAGGTGGTGTTCCACCAGGCCGGTCAGCCGGGCGTGCGCGGCTCATGGGGAGCCGGGTTCGCTCCCTACGTGGCCCGGAACATCGTCGCCACGCAGGCCCTGCTGGAGGCGGCACGGAGCGCACCCCGGCTCACGCGGCTCGTCGCCGCGTCGTCATCGTCGGTGTACGGCGACGCCGAGAGCTACCCCACCCACGAGACGGATCGTCCTCAGCCGGTGTCGCCGTACGGGGTGACGAAACTGGCGGCCGAGAACCTGACCACCCTCTACGGCCGCAACTTCGGCGTACCCACGACCTCGCTTCGGTACTTCACCGTCTACGGACCGCGGCAGCGGCCCGACATGGCGTTCACCCGCTTCTCCCGGGCGGCGGCCCGCGGCGACACGATTCGGGTGTTCGGCAACGGCGAGCAGGTGCGGGACTTCACCTTCATCGACGACATCGTCGAAGCCAACATGCTCGCCGCCACCGTGCAGCACGACGCCGGATCCGTGTTCAACATCGCCGGCGGCAGCCAGGTGTCGGTGAACGAGGTGCTCGAGACGCTCGCCGAAATCGCCGGACGCGAGGTGCGCGTCGAGCGCATGGGGGCTGCAGCCGGCGACGTCTCACGGACGAGCGGCTCGACCGCGCGTGTCGAGGAAGCGCTGGGCTGGACGGCGAAGACCGCCCTCGAGAGCGGGTTGCGCGCGCAGTACGAGTGGGTTGCGGGTGCGCTGTCTTCGCTGGATCGGGCGGGGATCGACTGGAGCTGA
- a CDS encoding low molecular weight phosphatase family protein, giving the protein MSTRSEIPFTVLVVCTGNICRSPQAERLLQAEVLRLGWAGDVRVSSAGVAALVGQPMPAQAAAQTIGYGGNPTGHAAKQLVEPLIEEADLVLTMERAHRAAVVRMVPRANRFAFTLPEFARLALDLRASGEAPPTDAALPLSQRLRALVPEVAAGRGLSLPVEAEHDEVEDPYGRSDEVYARSARQVASAVATVVEVLSELSRPDSRG; this is encoded by the coding sequence TTGTCCACGCGTTCTGAGATCCCGTTCACCGTGCTGGTGGTCTGCACCGGCAACATCTGCCGCTCGCCGCAGGCGGAGCGGCTGCTGCAGGCGGAGGTGCTGCGGCTCGGCTGGGCGGGCGATGTGCGGGTGTCGAGCGCGGGGGTGGCGGCGCTCGTCGGACAGCCGATGCCCGCGCAGGCGGCCGCGCAGACGATCGGCTACGGCGGCAACCCGACCGGGCATGCGGCGAAGCAGCTCGTGGAGCCGCTCATCGAGGAGGCCGACCTGGTGCTCACGATGGAGCGCGCCCACCGCGCCGCCGTGGTGCGCATGGTGCCGCGGGCGAACCGTTTCGCGTTCACATTGCCCGAGTTCGCGCGACTCGCCCTCGACCTGCGCGCCTCGGGGGAGGCCCCGCCGACGGACGCCGCCCTGCCGCTGTCGCAGCGGCTGCGGGCTCTCGTGCCGGAGGTGGCGGCGGGCCGCGGCCTCTCGCTGCCGGTGGAGGCGGAGCACGACGAGGTGGAGGACCCGTACGGCCGCTCCGACGAGGTGTACGCGCGTTCGGCGCGGCAGGTGGCATCCGCGGTGGCGACCGTCGTCGAGGTGTTGAGCGAGCTGTCCCGGCCGGATTCGCGCGGGTAG
- a CDS encoding UDP-glucose dehydrogenase family protein: MKLSVIGCGYLGAVHAAAMASIGHDVVGIDVDARKIESLSKGEAPFFEPGLQEILSDGIASGRLRFSTSMADAAGAQVHFIGVGTPQQKDGYAADLTYVNAAVDGLLPHLSPGDIVAGKSTVPVGTAARLAEVVEPTGATLVWNPEFLREGFAVQDTVAPDRLVAGVPDGAEGERAAAILRAVYHTAIANETPFIVTDYATAELVKVAANAFLATKISFINAMAEIAEVTGADVTQLADAIGHDARIGRRFLGAGIGFGGGCLPKDIRAFSARAEELGRGESVAFLREVDAINLRRRERAVQLVVEGLGGSVYGKRVAVLGAAFKPHSDDIRDSPALDAAVRLHGLGADVVVTDPAAIENARRVHPQLRYEQELDAALQGADAVLVVTEWDEYRRELTPEHAAALAGGRVVVDGRNCLDAGAWRAAGWEYSGMGRP; this comes from the coding sequence GTGAAACTCTCCGTCATCGGTTGCGGCTACCTAGGCGCCGTCCACGCGGCGGCTATGGCGTCGATCGGGCACGACGTGGTCGGCATCGACGTCGACGCGCGCAAGATCGAGTCGCTGTCGAAGGGTGAGGCGCCGTTCTTCGAGCCGGGGCTGCAAGAGATCCTGAGCGACGGCATCGCCTCGGGACGGCTGCGGTTCAGCACCTCGATGGCCGACGCGGCGGGGGCGCAGGTGCACTTCATCGGGGTGGGCACGCCTCAGCAGAAAGACGGCTACGCGGCCGACCTCACATACGTGAATGCGGCGGTCGACGGGCTGCTGCCGCACCTGTCGCCCGGCGACATCGTGGCGGGGAAGTCGACCGTCCCCGTGGGGACGGCGGCGCGGCTTGCGGAGGTGGTGGAGCCGACGGGGGCGACACTCGTATGGAACCCGGAGTTCCTGCGGGAAGGGTTCGCGGTGCAGGACACCGTGGCACCCGACCGGCTGGTGGCGGGCGTGCCGGACGGCGCCGAGGGGGAACGGGCGGCCGCGATCCTGCGGGCGGTGTACCACACGGCCATCGCCAACGAGACGCCGTTCATCGTCACCGACTACGCCACCGCCGAGCTCGTCAAGGTGGCGGCCAACGCGTTCCTCGCCACCAAGATCTCGTTCATCAACGCCATGGCCGAGATCGCCGAAGTGACCGGCGCCGACGTGACCCAGCTCGCCGACGCCATCGGGCACGACGCTCGCATCGGGCGACGCTTCCTGGGGGCCGGCATCGGCTTCGGCGGCGGATGCCTGCCGAAAGATATCCGGGCGTTCTCGGCGCGCGCCGAAGAGCTCGGGCGCGGCGAATCGGTGGCCTTCCTGCGGGAGGTGGACGCCATCAACCTGCGGCGCCGCGAACGCGCCGTGCAGCTCGTGGTCGAAGGACTCGGCGGCTCGGTATACGGCAAGCGCGTCGCCGTGCTCGGCGCCGCCTTCAAACCGCACAGCGACGACATCCGCGACTCCCCCGCCCTCGACGCCGCCGTGCGCCTGCACGGACTCGGCGCCGATGTGGTGGTCACCGATCCGGCGGCCATCGAGAACGCGCGGCGTGTGCATCCGCAGCTCCGCTACGAGCAGGAACTCGACGCGGCGCTGCAGGGCGCGGACGCGGTGCTGGTGGTGACCGAATGGGACGAGTACCGCCGGGAGCTCACGCCCGAGCACGCGGCCGCGCTCGCCGGCGGGCGGGTCGTCGTGGACGGGCGCAACTGTCTGGATGCCGGCGCCTGGCGCGCGGCAGGGTGGGAGTACTCCGGGATGGGGCGACCGTAA
- a CDS encoding glycosyltransferase has translation MRHEESPWRYGLAREWFEVDFSVDHPESRIGRFCRKALRRVVGFDLVHVLRNRGLIRSAQVVWAHTEREHLAVALLKLISRPPFPVIIAQSVWLYDEWSSYGRLRRAAYRKLLSQLAAETLHTDEGVERARAIDASRVVVRLPFGSSYSASTERDDHGGHDTEQRGARYVLSVGNDRHRDWATLVTAARMLPATEFRVACDPAKFPRVGIPENVSVGRVKRMSELKALYRGADAVVLPLAPNTHASGVTVAMEAVLENVPLVTSDVGGLRAYLPDAGVAYFPVGDVDALVRRLGELSSLPRALAPKGGEAFARERGLLAVDYVRRHVHLTRAVLAGREPPPLVSAFAHVPAPEVGAPR, from the coding sequence ATGAGGCACGAGGAATCCCCTTGGAGATACGGGTTGGCGCGCGAGTGGTTCGAGGTCGATTTCTCGGTAGACCATCCTGAATCACGCATCGGACGCTTCTGCAGGAAGGCGCTGCGGCGGGTCGTCGGATTCGACCTCGTGCACGTCCTCAGGAATCGAGGGCTGATACGCAGTGCTCAGGTCGTGTGGGCTCACACCGAGCGGGAACACCTGGCAGTGGCCCTCCTCAAGTTGATCTCGCGGCCTCCGTTCCCGGTCATCATCGCGCAGTCCGTTTGGTTGTACGACGAATGGTCGTCGTACGGTCGGCTCCGCCGCGCGGCCTATCGGAAGCTGTTGTCTCAACTTGCGGCTGAGACACTGCATACGGACGAAGGTGTTGAGCGGGCACGGGCTATCGATGCGAGCAGGGTGGTTGTCCGCCTACCGTTTGGGTCTTCGTACTCGGCGAGCACCGAACGTGATGACCACGGCGGTCACGATACTGAACAACGGGGGGCGCGCTACGTGCTCAGCGTGGGGAACGACCGACATCGCGACTGGGCTACTTTGGTCACGGCAGCGCGGATGCTCCCTGCGACGGAATTCCGTGTGGCGTGTGATCCCGCTAAGTTCCCGCGGGTCGGGATCCCCGAGAACGTCAGTGTAGGGCGAGTGAAGCGGATGTCAGAGCTCAAAGCCCTCTACCGTGGCGCTGATGCTGTGGTGCTTCCGCTCGCTCCCAATACTCATGCGTCAGGTGTGACGGTCGCGATGGAGGCAGTGCTCGAGAATGTGCCGCTCGTGACTTCGGATGTGGGCGGTCTCCGCGCGTACTTGCCAGATGCGGGCGTGGCGTACTTTCCCGTGGGCGATGTCGACGCTCTGGTTCGCAGGCTCGGGGAACTGTCGTCGCTGCCCCGCGCGCTTGCCCCGAAGGGGGGCGAGGCGTTTGCGCGCGAGCGCGGATTGCTGGCTGTTGACTACGTACGGCGTCACGTCCACCTCACTCGGGCTGTTCTGGCTGGGAGAGAGCCGCCACCGCTTGTGTCCGCGTTTGCACATGTACCAGCGCCAGAAGTGGGAGCGCCGAGATGA